The Halobacterium hubeiense genome contains the following window.
CAAGAGAACGCTCCATACAAGCCAGAACATAATTATAGCCACTATCAAGCGAAGAAGAACTACGCTCAGGCGAAAGACGTAGGCAGGTACTTCTGGCGTAACTACGAGGAGTTTACGACTGTCCACATAGTGAGAACGGCGGACGAGAATACCGCGCCTCTTGTGGAGCAAACTGAGGCTCTGACGCCAGAACTCTACGACCAGTCACGGCGTGGTTTGCTCAATCGCCTGTCTGGTGATTCTGCGAGGGTCGAAGTACTTGCGCCCAAATATCCTACCCGTCCAAATGTAAGGGTCCGTACTCATGTGCATGAAGGCTACTGGATTCCGGGCCATCACGACGCAGAGAGATTCGAGCTACTGAGGGACAAGCATCATGAGAAGGTGCCGGGTGCGACCAGCGTGAGTATCTCGGTTGAACACCATTCGGCTGACGATGGTCCGACAGTCGTCCAAGGGAAGGACCATGCACGCGGTGGTACGAGTAGGCTCCCGCACGAACTGGCTGGAGCGAATCAACCACTTATGCGCGTAGAGACAGACGCGCTCGACTTGCACGACTCCCGGGTACTCGAATGGATGGCAGCACTCTCGGCAGGCTTAGAAGGCACGCAGAAGACGCGAGGCATGAGTTACTGGCGTGGGTGTAATACCTTCTCGAAGTACGCGGAGACGATTGAGAACACTATGAGACGCCAAGCATACCGGGATTTGAAACGTTCTAAACTACCCTCTCAAATCCAAGAGCCTGAGTCGAACGTCATGCCAGAGCTTGATGAACCAGAATCCCAACCTCTCAAACGGCCAGAGACCTCCTAATTCGGGCAGTTAGCCAGTCACTCTAATGTCGACATCTGTTAAATAGCTTGAGATGGCTGAAATCAGTAGTCTTAGGACGTCCATGAGCATTATGCGAGAAAGCTCTGATTGGGATAATTCAGAGAGTTAACCGGGTGGGGAATTCTGGAATTCGTGGAAGTAGAGGAAATTGTTGCCTATAAGGGCGGTGTTGGGATACTATGAATTACCGTCTCTATTCTCTATGCCACGCATTTGGTCTTCTGGAATGTTGCTGAATTCCTCTTGAATTAGCTTTTCTCGTGCGATAGTGAGCTCGACGATAGTGTTCACAAGGTCGAACAATCTAAGCGCAGTCTCTCGATTATCACGTTCATCCATCTCTCCCGGATGAACGAATTCATTCCCGACAACACGCACAGAATCGAGTGCTTGTTGTACTCGTTCATCAATGCGACCTTCTTCCACAAGGTCGCCAATCATGTTGTGTAGCGTCCGGTTATCTTCCCCAGTAAGTTCTCTCGCTAATTTTTCCATCGCCAACCGAAGTAGAGCTGCTGCTGCTCTGGGGGATTTATTTACCACTTTACGAGCTTCATTAAAGTCTTCCTCTACCTCGTCGGGCATGTCCTCCGTGGGAAGTGGCGCCGGACTCCCTTCTGGGTAAACCATCTCTTCACCAACCCATAGGGTATAGTCTTGGCAATGGGCACATTTCCCGATTCTTCCGTTGAGGATTTGCTGGCGGCCGATAGAGGACGCATATACGTCAATATTCGACCATGACTGGTTAGCATAGACCTCGCAGTGTGGGCAGTGAAATGCGCTTGCATCAACTTCTGGAGGGATATACTCCGACATACTATCGGCCACTCCCTGAGACCATGTGACATTATCGGTCTATCGCCCGAATTAGGTGGTTTGAAGTGCCTACAAGCCGTTATTTCACTTGGACAGATTACGATGCAATCTTGCAGGCAAGTCCTAACCCTAATCCTCCGAAATCAGGGTTCTAAGGCGAGTATTAGCTGTAATCTCGCCAGCGGTGGCCGCAGGACTTGCACTTGAAGAAGCGCGTCGGCGGCTCGTCGGCGCTCCCGGTCTGCTTGATGGTGTACCACGCCTCGTCGTGGCCGCACTCCGGGCACGTCTCCTCGGCGGTGGGCTTGCCCTCGAAGTTGGCGTCCTCGCTGGTCTCGATGACGTCGCTGGTGTCCTGGGACGCCGTCGTGACGAACTCGCCGTCGTCGCCGGCGGGCTCGGTGTGCCCGCAGCCCGAACACACGAGTTCGTCGTCCTGCTTGTGCATCATCGACCCGCACTCGTCGCAGAACTGCATACCCGAGCTAGGGCTCGTCTCCGGAAAAATCACTCGCCTCGTTCTCCTCGCGGGCCGCCACGACGGGGCAGTCCACGACGCGGAAGTGGTCGGTGTCGGCCTCCGCCTCGATGGTCGTGCCCTCGTGGCCGCAGGCCGTCTCCGGCGGGTCCGAGAAGTGCTCGCAGCCCTGACAGAGGCGCTTCTCGACGACCGTCACGTCGCGGTCGAGTGCCTCGGTCTTGGCGTCGGCGCTCGCCGACTCCGCGACGCCCGCGGCGTCCGCGACCGACTCGTCGGCCGACGACGAGAGCTGGTCCCAGACCTCCTCCTCGTCCACGCTGCCGACGTCGACGTCCGTAAACAGCTCGTCGAAGTCGTCGTCGGGCTCGGCTTCGCGGCTGCGCTCGACGTCCTCCCGGAGGTCCGCCAGCGGCTCGCGCTCCTCGTCGTCGCGGTCGTCACTCATCGCGCTCACCCGCGGGCCGGTCGGCCGCGCTCCCGAACTCGTCGGCGGCGTCGCCCTCGACGCGGTCCGGGTGGACGACCTCCGGGCCGTCCTCGTCGCCGCTGTCGCCGCCTTCGGCCATCGCTTCCAGCGTCTCACCGTCCGTGCCGAGCCACGATTCGTCGTCGAGCGCGCCCTCGTCGGTCGCCAGCGCGGGCGCCGACCCCGTCACGAGCACGTCCGTGCCGAACCAGCCGGGGTTGGCCTCCACCTCCTCGAAGGTCGCCGCGCAGAACGGGCACTCCGGGGCGGTCAACAGCGCGACGGTCACCGTCTCGCCGCAGTCCCCGCAGTCGGCCTCGGTGACGCCCGCGACGTTCGCCTCCCGCTTGAGGCGCTCGGCGCGCTCGCGGCGCGCCTCGGCGGCCGCCAGCGAGGCCACCGAGTCCCGCATCGACACCACCGCCGTCGCCAGCGTCGCCGTCTTCCGGTCGAGGTCCCGGGTCTCGTCGCGGAGGTACGTCAACACCTCCTCGAAGTTGTCGAAGCCCGCGTCCACGCGCTCGCGGAGCCGCCGCGCCGCCTCCGAGACCTCCGCGACCTCGGCCTGCGCGTCGCGGGCGGCGTTCAGCGCCTCCTCGGCCTGCGAGGAGAGGTCGGGGTGGTCGTGGTCCTTCGGGGCCTTCGCGTCGGCGTCGCGCTTGACCTGGATGACGCGCTCACGGACGTCCTGAATCTTCTCGTCGAACTCGCTGTCCACGGCCTCGACGTCCGCGCGCAGGTCGTCCTCGACGGCAGCAAGGCGCTCGTCGAGGTCGTCGCTGGTGACGACGTCGGTCTGCTCGTCGGCCTCGCGGTACGCCGCCAGCACTCCTTTCAGGAACTCCTCGGGCGGAACGCCGAGGTCGTCAGCGCGCGCCGACAGCCACGACGCAACGGGCCCCTCCAGCGTCGTCTCGACCGCGTCCGACGTGCCATCGGCCATTCACCCGGGTTTGGCACGCGCCCGCCTTAATCGTTGCCCGCGCTACCGAATCTTCCGAACGTCGGTGACGTCGAAGCCCGCGTCGTGAATCTCGGTCTCGAACTGCACGATGTCCTCCTCCTCCAGGCGCCCGAGCACGCCCCGGAACTCGCGGACGAACATCGTCCGCACGCGCTCGTTCCCGCCGCTCTCCCAGCCGAACTGGACGGTGCCGTCCACGGAGGTCATCAGGCTCCCGAACTCCTCGGTGGTGACGGCGTCCCGCGTCAAGTGCAACAGCAGCAGGCCGTCCCAGGCGCGGGCGGCCTTCCGCAGGCCCTTCAGCGTCATCACGACGTCGCTGAACGACATCTCCTGCTGGCGCGCACCGATGAGGTCGGTCAGCGAGTCCACGACCACGAGGCTGCCGCTGGCGTGCTCGTCGAGGTAGTCCGCGAACGCCTCCAGCACGTCCCGGCGGTCGCCGTCGGTCTGCCCGAGGTCCGAAATCGAGCGGTGCTCGCCCGCGTACCACTCCCGGGGGACGGGGCTCAGCTGGAAGTACTCCGGCGAGAAGTCCGCGAACGTCACCGCGTCCAGCCCCGACTCGACGATCTCGTCGTCCATCGTGAACGAGATCTCGCGGCGGAGTTCGGTCTCGTCGGCCGTGAACGAGACGTAGTGGATGTCCTCGGGCGGGACCGCCGACCCGTGGAGGTCGCCGTAGTGCAACTCGAACAGCTCCGGGTCGGACGCCCGCAGGCCGTTGAGGACGGCGCTCGTGTAGAGGAACTCGCGGGCGCCGGCGCCCGCCTCACCGGACAGCAACACGACGCTCCCCTCGGGGGCGCCGCCCCCGATGCGGCCGTCCAGCCGCGAGATGCCGAACGGAATCGTCGCCATACGTGCGCGTCGCGCGGGCGGCGTTTACGCTTTTCCCTGCCCCGTCTCCGAGACCCGCGCGCCCTCGTTGCGGGGCGCGACCACGCGCACGTCGCCGCCGACGCCCGCGGCGTCCAGCGCCTCCCGTCCCGCCGCCAGCGCGTCCTCGGCGCGGCCCTCGTCGGTGACGCCGTAGACGGCCGGCCCCCACGAGGACTGGCCGGCGCCCGACACCGCAGGGCTCCCGTCGAGCGCGTCCACGATGCACCCGACCGGCGGCCGGTAGACGCCGCCCTGCTCGTCGGCGTACCACGCGCCGTTCAGCCGCCCGACCTCCGCGACCGCCGCGCCGAACGCCGCCACGTCCCCGCTCGCCAGCGCCGGGAGCACGCGGCGCGTGACGACCCCGGAGATGCGGTCCGCGAGCCCGGGGTCGGCGGCCTCCACCGCCGAGCGCATGCTCGCGTCCTCCTCGCCGCCGGCCTTGCCGGGTTCGGCGTCGGGCACCACGAGCAGGAACCGCCAGTCGTCGGGTACCTCGTGGCGGGCGGCGACCGGCGGCACCGTCCACGCGCCCCGCGGCGGCGCGGCCGTCGTGAACAGCCCCGTCGGGTGGCCGGCGTCGAGCACGAACCCCCCAGACTCGAACGCCGCGACGCCGACGCCGCTCCGGCCGCCGCGTCCAAGCTCAGGTGCTAAGTCGCGCACGGCCGCGTCGCGGCCGTGGGTTCGCGCGACCGCTTCGAGCACGGCGAGCGCGAGCTGGGTGCCGGAGCCGAGGCCGACGTGCGGCGGCAGTTCCTCGCGCACCGTGACGGCGGCACCGGCCACGTCAAGCACTTCGCAGGCGCGGGCGGCGTGGTCGCGCGCTCGCTCGTGGTCGCAGCGCACGCGCTCGGCGGGCTCGGCTTCGACCACGACGCGGGGGTCGTCGAGGGCGACGCCGAGGCTCCCGTACAGCCGGTCGTGGGACAGCGAGAGGTTCAGGAAGCCGAAGTGGAGCCGGCCGCCGCTCTCGACCCGCGCGGACATGGCCGTGGGTTCGCCGGCACGGGAGAAGGCGGTTCTGCCGCTGGCAAACCTTCCCGGTACCCGGGCGGGCGAACATCATCGGCAGCCGCGGTGTGACTGGCAACATCTGTTCAGGCGGCGGGCTTTAACCGCTGCGCGAGCAACCGGATTGTATGAGCCAGCAGAAGGACCCCGACTTGCCGAGCAACGACGTCACGGAAGGCGTCGAGCGCGCCCCCCACCGCGCGATGTTCCGCGCGATGGGCTACGACGACGCCGACTTCTCCTCGCCGATGGTCGGCGTGGCGAACCCCGCGGCGGACATCACGCCGTGTAACGTCCACCTCGACGACGTCGCGGACTCGGCCGTCGAGGGCGTCGAGGGCGGCGACGGGATGCCCATCGAGTTCGGCACCATCACCATCTCGGACGCCATCTCGATGGGGACCGAGGGGATGCGTGCGTCGCTCATCTCCCGCGAGGTCATCGCGGACTCCGTCGAACTGGTGGCGTTCGGCGAGCGCATGGACGCCCTCGTGACCGTCGCGGGCTGCGACAAGAACCTCCCCGGGATGATGATGGCCGCGATTCGCACCGACCTCCCGTCGGTGTTCCTCTACGGCGGCTCCATCATGCCCGGCGAGCACGACGGCCGCGAGATTACGGTGCAGAACGTCTTCGAGGGCGTCGGCGCGGTCGCCGCCGGCGAGATGAGCGAGGACGAACTCGAGGAGATGGAACACGAGGCCTGCCCCGGCGCGGGCTCCTGCGGTGGGATGTTCACCGCGAACACGATGGCCTCGATTTCGGAGGCCATCGGGCTCGCGCCGCTGGGCTCCGCGAGCGCGCCCGCCGAGTCCGAGGAGCGCTACGACGTCGCCGAGCGCGCCGGCGAACTCGCCGCCGAGTGCGTGCGCGAGGACCGCCGGCCCTCCGACATCCTCACGCGGGAGAGCTTCGAGAACGCCATCGCGATTCAGGTCGCGCTCGGCGGCTCCACGAACGCCGTCCTCCACCTGCTCGCGCTCGCCGCCGAGGCCGGCGTCGACCTCGACATCGAGGACTTCAACGAGATAAGCGACCGCACGCCGAAGGTCGCGAACCTCCAGCCGGGCGGCTCGCGCGTGATGAACGACCTCCACGAGGTCGGCGGCGTCCCCGTCGTCCTCAAGCGCCTGCTCGACGCCGGCCTGATTCACGGCGACGCGATGACCGTGACCGGCCGCACCATCGAGGAGGAACTGGAGCACCTCGGCGTGGACGGCGACGTGCAACGCACGTCGGAATCAGCGAGCGGCGACGAGCCGCGAGCAGGCGACGTCGAGGGCGACGTCGACTTCCTAAAGCCCGTCGACGACCCGTTCCACGAGACGGGCGCCATCACGGTGCTGACGGGGAACCTCGCGCCCGACGGCGCGGTCCTCAAGGTCACCGGGAAGGACGAGACCCAGCACACCGGCCCGGCGCGCGTCTTCGAGTCCGAGGAGGACGCGATGGCGTACGTCCAGGAGGGTCACATCGAGTCCGGGGACGTCATCGTCATCCGGAACGAGGGTCCCCGCGGCGGTCCCGGGATGCGCGAGATGCTCGGCGTCACCGCCGCGGTCGTCGGGCAGGGTCACGAGGACGACGTGGCGCTGCTCACCGACGGCCGCTTCTCCGGCGCGACCCGCGGCCCGATGGTCGGTCACGTCGCGCCCGAGGCCGCGGCCGGCGGTCCCATCGCGCTCGTCGAGGACGGCGACGAGGTGACCGTGGACGTGCCGAACCGCGAGCTCTCCGTGGCGGTCTCCGACGAGGAGATGGCGGCGCGCCGCGAGGACTGGGAGGCGCCCGAGCCGCGCTACGACGCGGGCGTGCTCCGCAAGTACGGCAGTCAGTTCGGCTCCGCCGCCGACGGCGCGGTCACCAACCCCGCCGCGAAGCGCGAGTAACTACTTCCGGGAGAGGAACTCCGGGAGCCGCAGCCGGTCGAGGTCTTTTCGCGGGAGCGTGTCCACGTCGATGCGGTCCAGCAGCTCCGGGAGGTCCATCCGGTCGCCGTCCCCGCTGCTCGGCTCGACGTCGCCGCCCTCCTCCTGCTTGTACGTGATGAGCTTCGACCACACCGCGCGCTCGCGGGACGGGAACTCGGAGGGGTCGAGGTCCGCGTCGCCGGAGGCCAGCCGGCTGTCGAGGTCCGCCGCCGAGCTCTTCCCCTCGTCGTAGGCCATCTCCACGAGCGACCGGCCCGCCGCGGCGACGAGCTGGCGGTACTCCTGTGGGTTGCGGTCGCCCAGCGCCGCGGCGACGCCCAGCGCGTACGCCCGCCAGATGGCCTCCTCGCGGTCCAGTTCCTCGCCGTCCCAGTCGCGGGAGAACGCTTCGTCGTACATCACTCCGGCCGCACCTTCCGTCCGGGATCGACCTGCAGGCCCGCCCCCGTAAAGGAGACGTCGCGGATGTCGCAGTCGATGTTCGTGCCGCGCATCTTCACCAGCTGGATGCCGCGGGTCATCCCGCCGTTCTCCAGGAAGTTGTGGAGGAAGATGACGCCGTGCGCGAGGTAGTGCTCCTCGGCGTACGCGGTCGGGTCGGTCATCTCCGAGACGAGCAGGACGGTGGCGTCGGTCTGCTTGAGCCCGGTGGCGAAGTGCGTCACTTCGGCGTCGGCGTCGTCCGCGAAGTGCGCCAAAAGCATCGTGGAGTCGACGACCACGCGGTCGTAGTCCTCCTGGCGGATCATCGACGCGAGCCGCGAGGAGAGCCCGGACTCGCGGCCGTACTGGGTGAGCGAGCGCCGCGAGCGCTCCCGCGTGAGGTTCAGGAACTCGAAGTTCTCCGCGTTCGCGGTCCGCGAGAAGCCGAACTCGTAGTTCGCCATGTCGTCGACGAGCTCGTTGCGCGTCTCGTGCATCGTCACGTACAGCACGTCCTCGCCGTTCTTCACGCCCTCCGTGACGTACTGGGCGGCGAGCGTGGTCTTCCCGCTGCCCGGCGGCCCGCTCAGCGTGTAGAGGCGCCGCGCCGGCAGCCCGCCGTCGAGGAGGCTGTCGAGCCCGGCGACGCCGGTCGAGATTCTCATCGGTGGGTCCCACGCGGGCCACGCTTAAATCCTCCAGTGTTCGACGCCTTTCACGTTCTCCCCGCAGCCCTCCCCCGGTTCCCGGGGTCGACCGGACGGGCCGGGGGTCGATCCGTGTCACAGCCACCCGTGCCACGGCGGGTCTCGGAAGGGTTATCCGTGCATCCCGCTTATCGGTAATTGCAATGGCAACCGGTACGGTTGACTTCTTCAACGACACAGGCGGCTACGGTTTCATCGAATCTGAGGACGCGGACGAGGACGTTTTCTTCCACATGGAGGACGTCGGCGGCCCGGACCTCGAGGAAGGACAGGAAGTGGAGTTCGACATCGAGCAGGCCGACAAGGGCCCGCGCGCGACGAACCTCACCCGGCTGTAATCCCGGCGTTCCTTCGCAGCAACTACCCTACTTTCCCGATTTTCACGCCGCACAGCGGCGCGCTCGTCCCGAGATAGTCTGCGATTCGCGTAGCCGCTGGCTCGCGCGTACTCACTCGTCGCGACGCACGCGCACGAGGAGGTCGCCGCGCACTTCCCCGAGCACGGTCGCGTGCTCGTGGCGCTCGACGGACTCGCGGTCTACCTCGTGGGCCTTCCGCACGGCGACGCGGCTGTCGTCGTTGGTCCGAATCGCGCCGACCTTCACCAGTCGGTGTGGCTTCACGTACTCGTAGACGTCCCGGAGCGCCGCCGGCGCGTCGGTGTCGACGGTGCCGATGGTCGCCGCCAGCAGCCGGTCGTCCGGCGAGAGGTCCGCGGCGCTGACGGCGACTCGCTGGCCGAACTTCTGAGACATCGCCGGCAGCACGCTCTCCTGCGTCTGCTGGGACGGCTGCGTCTCCGTCGAGCGCAACACCACCCGGAACGTCACGAGCATGCCATTCACTACCGAGTCAAGTCACATCATACCACCCGGTAGCAGTCAAGCAGCTAACTACTTTGGCGCTCGCGCGCGGTGAATCACGGTTCCTCGATTGCGTGAACGGACTCCGTCCCGCACTCCCGACACGACGAGACCCGGTACGGCCGGCGAGCGAACGGCGGGTCGCCGTCCGGCTCGCTCTCCACGCGCAGTTCCACGGTGACGGCGTGTGGCGTCTCCTCGCAGCAGCGCTCGCAGCGCTCGGTCCGACCGCCGCCGTGTGGTGTCTCGCTCGCCATCCTCGGTACCGAACGGATACTGCCGCATCGCTCATCCCTCCTCCGCCTAAGCAGCTAGGCTGTATCGGCGGGCCGGCCAGCCGACGACCCGCCGACGGCGTCGCGGAGGACGTGTCTCTCGGGGTGCAACTGACCGGAAGGCTTTCACAGGCTCGCAGCGAAGTTTCGTTCACCTCGGGAAGGTTCCGAGGCGTGAATCAGCATCTCGAAGCTGGTTTTCTTCATGGGGCTGCGGCTGCCCCCCGCGGCCCTCTCGTACCAGATAGACCGTTGTCACGAAGTTGTCAGTGATGTAATAGCCTACCACAGAGAATTTATTACAATCGGTCGCTAGTATGTTGCAAGCGCTGACCCATCGTGTCACGCGTGTGAGAATATAATGAAGAAAATCAGTTTCGAGATCCCGGACTTCGACGAACGCGGCGTGTCGCCGGTCATCGGCGTCATCCTGATGGTCGCGATTACAGTCATTCTGGCCGCCGTCATCGCCAGCTTCGTACTCGGCTTCGGTGACTCCGTCAGCGAAAACGTACAGGCAGGGGCAGACATCTCTACGAGTAACGGCGATGCTTCAGTGACGTGGATCAGCGAGGGGAACGCCGAGAACCTCAGCGTCACCGCAGGCAGCAGCAATAGTGTGAACCTCACTGACGTCGGTCAATCAGCTACAATCACCTACGATAGTAATATGAATACAACGGCCGACCAAACGAACCAGAGAATTACACTCGGTAGTGGAAGTCAGACCGTGCAAGTCACTGTAACGGCCGTTGGTAGTGGTGGCTCGAGGACCGTCGTAACGCAGGAAGAAGTCACCCTCGACGACGACGTCTAACCACCGCCGTTATTCTTCGTTTCCGTTTTTCAGCCGAGTAGCGGCAGCACATCCTCGGACGTGTAGCATAGTGTCTGTACTCAGGCGCCATACTGTGAGTTCAACATAACGTTCCACGGTTTCACCCCTTCAGAAATCGCTCTGATGGGCAGAAGCTCGTTGTCGCTGTCCGAAAAACGAGCAACTACACGAGTGCCGTCCGACTGTCGAGCGGCACAGATGAGTCTACTCGAAGTTGAGTCAGTGAGCCCGGAATTGGATTCCGGGCGAAAGTGAAGTGGGACCGCCGAGATTCGAACTCAGGTCCGACGGACCCCATCCGCCGAGGATACCGCTACCCCACGGTCCCACGTATCGACCGAGGCGGCGTCCGGCATTAAGGCCTTCGTTTCGGAATCGCGTTACACGAGGACGCGTTCGAGTTCGACCACGGTGCCGGAGTCAGCGTCCGGGTTGCCGACGCGGCGGCCGAGGCAGACTGCGGCGCCGTTGGGCGCGTAGCACGCGACGAGCTGGTCGCGGTCGGCGTCCTCCGCACTGATGACGCCGGGGGCGTAGACGGGCGCGCCTTCCGCGACCTGTTCGGCGGCGGAGGGCGCGATGGTCACCGACGGGATGTGTTCGAGCGCGCGCTCGGCGGGCACGAGCACCTCGCGGAGCGCGGCTTCGGGGTCGCCGCTCGGCGGGCTGGTGTCGTCCTCGTCGCGCAGCCACGCGAGCGCGTCCGCGAGGTCGTGCAGCGTCGCCAGCGTGGTGTCGTCGAACGGCGTCGTCGCAGTGCGGCGGAGGTGTCCCATGTGCGCGCCGGTGCCGAGCGCGCGCCCGAGGTCGTGGCAGAGTTTTCGAATGTAGGTCCCGGACTCGCAGCGGATGCGCAACAGCGCCTGCCGGTCGTTCACTTCGAGGACGTCGAGGTCGTGAATCTCACGGACGCGCAGGCGGCGCGCGACCGCGGACTTCCGCGGCGGCTTCTGGTAGGTCGGCCCCTCGAACTCCTCGATTACGTCGCGGAGGTTCGCGGGCGGGTCGGCGTGCAGTTCCAGCACGGCGACGTACTCCTTGGGGCCTTCCAGCAGCGCGGGCGCGAGCCGGGTCGCCGCACCCGTCAGGACAGGCAGACAGCCCGTGACCTTGGGGTCCAGCGTGCCCGCGTGCGCGGCCTTCTCGACGCCGACCATGTCCCGAATCCACGCCGACACCTGGTGGGCAGAGGGCCCCGGCGGCTTGTCGAGGTTGACGACGCCGAACTCGAAGACGTCGTCGGGGTCGCGGTCCGCGGGGGCGTCTCGCAGCATCGTTAGAACTCGTAGTCGACGTTCTCGATGGGGACCGGGCCCTCGTCGTTGCCGGGCTCGTAGTTGTCGACGGCGTACAGCACGATGTCCGTGACCTCGTCGGGGCCCCACCGCGCCGTGTTCACGAACAGGTCGTAGATGGTGAGGTCGTCGAAGTCGATGCCGTAGTAGTCGGCGTACCGCGCGGTCTCGGAGTCCTCCCGCTTCTCCGTCTCGGCGCGCGCGGCCGCCGGCGTCTTGTCCTCGCGGTCCGCGATGCGGCGCGCGCGTACGCCCATCGGCGCGTCCAGCCAGATCTTGATGTCGGCGTACTCGCCGGCCATCCAGCCCGCGAGCCGCGACTCCAGAACCACGTCGTCCTGCTCCCGGGCGGTCTCGCGGAGCTGTCGGTCGAGGTCCTTGTCTATCTGGGGGTCCTCCTCGGCGAGCTCGTTGAACTCCTCAAGGGTGAGGTCGCGGTCCTCGGCGAGCTCGCGGAAGATGTCGCCACCGGAGATGTGGTCGTAGTCGAGGTGGTCGGCGAGCGCGGACGCCACCGTGCTCTTCCCGCTCCCCGGCGGGCCGGAGATAGTGACTAACATATCCGTGCTGGGAGCGGCGCGGACAAAGAGGTTTTGAACCTGAACCCGGCGTGTGGCGGTTTCGCGCGCAACGAGCATTCGCGAGCGCCACAGGCGCGAGCGATTCACTCGCGGCGAAGCCGCGAGGCCGACGAACCCCCGGAGGGGGTAAGGAGTGCTTTTTCCGCAAGTTTTTGCCGAACGAGGCGCGGCTCCGCCGCGCCTCGTGCAGCGCAAAAAGTGCGTGTTGCTACGTCGGCGTCGTCTGGATGTTCAGCGCCTTGCGGATGACGTTCGAGAAGCTGAACGAGCAGACCATGTACCAGATGATCCACGTGGGGAACACGAGGATGCGCCCGTGGTTGAAGTCGACTTGGCCCGCCAGCGGGAGCGTCATCACGATCTCCCGGCCCGAGTAGACGGTGCCGAGCTTCCAGTACATCCAGAGGAACGCCGGGATGGTGAGGAGCATGATCCACGCCATCGGGCGGAACTGCTCTTTGAGCATACCGGCCTGGTCGCCGAACGCCTCCATCTGCTCCTCGCGGAGGCGCTCGATTTCGGCCTCGTCGCCGCGCTCTTTCGCTTCGGACATCTTGTCCTGGAGCTTCTGGGCGCGCTCCTGGTACTCGGACATCTTGTCCATGTCCGTGAGGTTCGCCTGCAGGAGCGTCGAGTAGAGGCCAGTGAGGACGGCCAGCGCCATCACGACGACGTAGAACGGCAGCACCGTCTCCAGCGGCCCGAGCACGACGTCGACGGCGCCGCCGATGGTGTTCTGAATCGGCTGGAAGTTGTAGCCGAGAATCGCGGCGAACGCCCCGACGGCCGCGAGCTTGTCCCACTTCGACCACGACGAGGATTCGGGGCTGTCGTCGAGGTCCTCCTCGGGTTCGAGGCCCTCGCGGACGCCCTCGGGGTCCGCGAACTCGAAGCCCTCGCCGGACTCCACGAGCACGTCTTTCTCCAGGAGGCGACCCCACTGACCGCTGGAGACGTCGCCTTTGACGTCCCGCCAGCGAATCTCGCCCTCGTGGTCAAGGAGGTCGTCGAGTACGTCGGCCAGTTCCGGGTCCTCGCGGACCAGCGAGCGGACTTTCTCCGCGGTTCGAGACATCTTCTTGGCTGTTCTTTGCAGTGACCGCTTGAACCTCTTACGGAACGACCGACGAGTGGTTCGGCGAGAGAACCGCTTTCGGCGGTCCGTCCGTCAGTTCGCGTTCGCTTCGACGGCGGCCTTGACGTCCTCCCAGACCTCGTCGGGCGTCTGTTCGCCGTCGATTTCTTCGAGGACGCCCTCGTCGCGGAAGTACTCGACGACGGGCGCGGTGTTCTCCTCGTAGACCTCGATGCGCTCGCGGGCGGTCTCCTCGGTGTCGTCCTCGCGCTGGTAGAGGTCGCC
Protein-coding sequences here:
- a CDS encoding DUF106 domain-containing protein, with product MSRTAEKVRSLVREDPELADVLDDLLDHEGEIRWRDVKGDVSSGQWGRLLEKDVLVESGEGFEFADPEGVREGLEPEEDLDDSPESSSWSKWDKLAAVGAFAAILGYNFQPIQNTIGGAVDVVLGPLETVLPFYVVVMALAVLTGLYSTLLQANLTDMDKMSEYQERAQKLQDKMSEAKERGDEAEIERLREEQMEAFGDQAGMLKEQFRPMAWIMLLTIPAFLWMYWKLGTVYSGREIVMTLPLAGQVDFNHGRILVFPTWIIWYMVCSFSFSNVIRKALNIQTTPT
- a CDS encoding type IV pilin; the protein is MKKISFEIPDFDERGVSPVIGVILMVAITVILAAVIASFVLGFGDSVSENVQAGADISTSNGDASVTWISEGNAENLSVTAGSSNSVNLTDVGQSATITYDSNMNTTADQTNQRITLGSGSQTVQVTVTAVGSGGSRTVVTQEEVTLDDDV
- a CDS encoding RNA-guided pseudouridylation complex pseudouridine synthase subunit Cbf5 — translated: MLRDAPADRDPDDVFEFGVVNLDKPPGPSAHQVSAWIRDMVGVEKAAHAGTLDPKVTGCLPVLTGAATRLAPALLEGPKEYVAVLELHADPPANLRDVIEEFEGPTYQKPPRKSAVARRLRVREIHDLDVLEVNDRQALLRIRCESGTYIRKLCHDLGRALGTGAHMGHLRRTATTPFDDTTLATLHDLADALAWLRDEDDTSPPSGDPEAALREVLVPAERALEHIPSVTIAPSAAEQVAEGAPVYAPGVISAEDADRDQLVACYAPNGAAVCLGRRVGNPDADSGTVVELERVLV
- the cmk gene encoding (d)CMP kinase; translation: MLVTISGPPGSGKSTVASALADHLDYDHISGGDIFRELAEDRDLTLEEFNELAEEDPQIDKDLDRQLRETAREQDDVVLESRLAGWMAGEYADIKIWLDAPMGVRARRIADREDKTPAAARAETEKREDSETARYADYYGIDFDDLTIYDLFVNTARWGPDEVTDIVLYAVDNYEPGNDEGPVPIENVDYEF